From the Brachyspira intermedia PWS/A genome, the window AGAAGTACATTAGTAAGCTATAGTAAAGTGTTCGATAAAATAAGAAATATATTTGCAAAAACTCCTACAGCAAAAGCAAAAGCATTCGCACCGGGCAGATTCTCATATAACGGCAAAGAAGGAAGATGTAATATCTGTGAAGGTAAAGGTATAAGAAAAATAGCAATGCACTTCTTATCCGACATGGAAATTGTTTGCGAGGCTTGCGGAGGTAAGAGATATAACGATGAAACTTTATCCGTAAGATTCAAATCTTTAAACATAGCCGAAGTATTAGAATTAACAGTTGATGAGGCAATAGAGTTTTTTGATTTCGATAAATCAATCGTAAAAACACTTTCTATAATGAGTGAGGTTGGACTTGGTTATATAAAACTTTCTCAAAGGCTTGATACTTTCTCTGGAGGTGAATTACAGCGTTTGAAACTTGCTACAGAGTTAGCTAAAAAACAAGGTGATGAGCATATAGTATACATTTTAGATGAACCTACAACAGGGCTTCATTTTGATGATGTTAATAAACTTCTTATAGCTTTAAATAAATTAGTAGAGAAAGGACATAGCGTTATAATAATAGAGCATAATCCTGATGTTATAAAAGCTGCTGACTATATAATTGATTTAGGATTAGAAGGCGGTACTAATGGAGGAGAAATCATTGCAAAAGGTACTGTTGATCAAATTCTAGAAATGAAGAAAGGCTACACTTGGAAGTATATTTAATTATTATATGTTTTAATTTTATAAGAAAAGGTGGTAATTACTTATAATAATCACCGCCTAAAAACTAACTACAATTTTTTTATATATTATTTGTTAAATGATAAATACTCATAATTTCATCTGGATTTTCATCTTCTTGTATTATTTCTTTTGCTTTTTTTAATGCTTCATGATGATTATTATCAGATAATAATTTAAGTAGTTCGTTTGTATCTTCATCGTATTCAAATATATTTTCTTCTATGTTTCCTTCTCTAATTATACGACGATTTTCTCTTGTTTTGGAAATAGCGTAAAGAAGTTTTTCAGCTTCATGATATATAGCCAAATCTTCTTCAGTCCAATAAGTGCATTCATCTTCTTCGCCTTCCACTCCTTCTGATTTTAATTTTTCTACATAAGCTTCAAACTCTTCATCTGTAGGATGTCCGTTCCAAATATTAGGATCATAACTATACCATTTCCCATCTTTTTTACATCTTTGTTTAAATTCTGCTTCTATTGTATCAGGGTCTTTTCCTTTTATATATCTACATAATGATTCTATAAAAAAGCTAAGTTTTAATAAACGAAATGCACCAGCTGCATCATTATTTTTAGTTTTTTTCATCTGTATCAATTCTATTAATATAAGAATCCATATAAAAGGTATTAATATTGGAATTGATAAATATCTTAATATAGTTTTTATTTTTCCATATTATACTTCATTGTATTTAATTATTATAATATAATTTTAGAACTAATATTATTTTTATCAAGTCATTTTTTATTATAATAATGTTTTGAATTATAATTAATTGTTTGTATAATATTAATAGTAAAAAATACAAAAATGTTATTGATAATTTTTAATAATAAATTATTCTAATATATAAAAATAAAGGTAATTAATATGTCTGATACAAAAAATAAAAAAGAATATAAATATACTCATTTGTCAACTACTGTACGCATAACAGAGTCTGAACTAGATTTAATTAATAAAGTAGTTGCTTCTGATTTTGTTAATAAAAATCAATTTGTTGCATTTTTACTCCGTGATTATTTGAAAAAATATACTGATGAGAATAAACAAGATGATGTAAATACTTTAAATACTGAAGATAAATCAGATAATCAAAATAATAGTAATATTTCAATAGCTGATTTAAATAATTCTATTAATATATTAAATCAAACTATTAGTAATTTAGCTGATTTAATAAAGAAAGATAATACTAATAATGACTAATGATATTTTTTTGATTTCTTTGTAAGTATAATATTTTATATAATTTAAGTTTTATAAAATTTGAATTACTAATTTAAATCTAAAAGAGGATAGTTAAATTAATAACCACCCTCTTATAAAAATTACACAAATATTTTTATTATTCAAATATAGTTTTGTATTCGTCTTTCAAATAAGGTTTGATTTCTTCTGTCGGAATTAATACTCTAGTCTCTCCTATTGCATAAGGTCCGATTTCATATATTCCCCAAGTAAATACTAAACCTTTTGATGTTAAATAGAAATTGTTATTTTCTAATGAAAGCTCATCTAATCCGAAATAAGAATTAGCATCTCTGCCTTCTATTTTTACTAGCTTATCTACTATTAATTTAATCAAGTCAGCATTTTTTAAGTCTGTAATTAAATCTGCTATTTTTAATTGATTTCCTGTTTCTAATGAATATACACTGTTTATTGTAGCATAATTTCCATGTGCACCACCTGTGTATTCATAAACCATTTTATTTATAGATACAACTTTTTCACTTAAATAATCTATACCGAATTGAGAAGAATAATTTTCTATATGTGATATATAATCAGATTTTACCCATTCATCATAAATAGGAGTCATTTTATTGCTTATTAAACTTTGAGCTGTTAATAATTTACCCAAATCATTGAAAGTGTTTGCATCAGTTATTCCAAAATCTTTATTGATGTCTAAATTAACTTTATCAATACTTGCAGATTTACTGTCATTTTTTAAAGCAAATATTGCAGTTTTGAATTGGAAGAATCTTTGACCATTAGTTGATGATTCAGGAGAAACATTTGAATAAGTATATTCAATTATTCTAGCACCTGTTACAGGAGTTTTTGCTGCTTTGAAAGTCATTTCTTTTCCGTCTATTTTGGCAACAAAAGGATATGCAGTGCTAGGGAAATTTCCTTCTAATGTTTTATTATCATAAGAAGTTGCTGAAATATTTCCTTCATCAAGCTCCCCTGCTCTTGTAACATTGAATGTGTTTAAATTTTGATTGATGTCTCTATAATATATTACTCCGAAATTTCCTTTTTCATTTTGTGCTATTTCAGAGTTAATATATTCGCCAGTATCAGCTACTAAGTATACAACCTCATAATTATTAGCTTTTTCATTTTCGCTTAGCTGTAATGGTGTGATTTCTGTTGTAGTATTATCACTTGTTGTTTTTTGTTTGGTATTATTTGAATTACCGCATGAAACAAAAATAAATAAAGTACATAATACTGTTAAAAAAATTGCTTTCATTTTTACCCTCTTTAAAATTATATTACTTCTAAAAATATATTTATATTAATAACAGCCTATACTTTTTTATGTAAAAAATGTTATGAAAAATTATGTCTAAGTTTATCCGTTAATATAGTTTGTATTTTTATATTGTTTTTTATTATGTAAATAACAAAATTTTTTATAAGTATATGGAATTAATCTATTATTATTTTAATATTTCTTTAATAAATATTAAAATAATACAATTCATTTCTTAAGTAATATACTAACATTTTATATTTGATTACCATATCTTTAAGAATGTATCATAAAATAAATATTATCTTTCTAATATGTATAATGTAAAAACTCTTTAAATATATATTTGAAGAGTTTACAATTTTTCCATCTATATTAATAAAGTAAAATATTATTTATATAGTTTTTTTCAATAGTTAACACAATAGAGTTTTGCATAATACAAATACTATGATAATATAATCAAAATATTTAATTAAATTATTTATATTATCAGTATCATTTTTATATATAGAATATCATACTAGTACCAGTGTATAAACTAAATTACCTATGTATTTATTATTTATTCTCATCTTATTATTATAAACTAAGCATAATTATATATATGATTAAAAATGCATATTATTTTATAACTCAATTTAATATTTCAGCTATTTAGTAATATTTTACTTTGTTGTTCAATATTTAATAGTATTTTATTTATTATATTTACAACTATCATAGATCTCTATTATAAGTTTTCTTAATAGTATATTTTAATATAATTTTAACCATTAGAAATATATTATATTAAAAATATTATTTCAATTTTTTATTATAAAAATAAATTTATCAAGATTAATTTTTATAATTGAAAAAATGTATATAATGTATATAAAACAGTTAAATATATTGCTAAAACTTTAATTATAATAACACTATAAATTTTTTATTATTTTTAATATTTATCTTAAATATAAAATATCATCATTATCTATAATTATTATTTTTACTATATTAATATTTTTTATATAATTTATATACTATTTAAAATTATAGTTTTTGTTTTCTATTAGAAATATACTTATATTTTTTATATATTGTTATATTTCTGTTAATGTCTAATTTATTTATAATTTTAATAATACATAAATAATAATACTGTTTATACATCATTATAATGATCTGAAAATAATATATTTTCTATATTTTTTGGTATATAAAATAATTAATAAAAATATATTTGAATATGCTTATTTCAAATAAATAAATAGATTGTTTTGTTCTTGACATTTCATTTTTATAAGTTATAATAATTCAATTAATAGAATTTTAATATCAAATTTAATTAATTATGATTATTATAGTAATAAATATGGGGTTATAAATGAAAACAGTTATATTGGCTGGAGGTCTTGGTACAAGGTTGGGAGAAGAAACAACGATAAGGCCAAAACCTTTAGTTGAAATAGGTGGAAGACCAATTATATGGCATATAATGAAATATTATTCCCATTTTGGTATTAACGATTTTGTAATACTTTTGGGATATAAAGGCTATATGGTTAAAGAATTTTTTGATAATTACAGAAGACATTTATATGATATGAAAATAGATTTTAAAAATAATAGTTCATCTTCTTTTAAAAAAGATAATAATAATTCTTTTGAGGAAGAAAATTGGGTGATAGAACTTATAGATACAGGTGAAAATACTATGACAGGCGGTAGATTAAAAAGAGCTTACCCATATTTGAAGGATGAATCTAGTTTTTGTTTTACTTATGGAGATGGAGTATCTAATATTAATATAAATGAAGAGATCGAATTCCATAATAAACATAAAAAAACAGCTACTATTGGAGCAGTCTATCCTCCAGCTAGATTTGGTGCTCTAAAAATAGAAAATGATAATAGTGTATCTAGTTTTATAGAAAAACCTAGAGGGGATAATGCATATATAAGTGGTGGTTTTTTATATTAAATAATGATGTTTTTGATTATTTAGGAGATGATAGTACAGTATTCGAACAAGAACCTTTAAGGAAATTAGCTGAAAATAATCAGTTAATGGCATTTAGACATGATGGTTTTTGGCAATGTATGGATACTCAAAGAGATAAATCCATATTAGAAGAAATGTGGAATAAAGGCAATGCTCCATGGAAACTTTGGAAATAAAAGAAATACTTAAAATATTTAAAAATAAAAATATTTTAATTACTGGTCATACAGGATTTAAGGGAAGTTGGTTATCGAAATTACTATTAGAGATAGGAGCTAATGTAAGTGGAATATCATTAAAAGCTAATGATTTATCTTTGTATAATTTGTTAAATTTAGATAATCAATTAAAATCTTATATAATAGATATTAGAGATTTAGATAATATAAAAAATACAGTTACATATATTAATCCTGATATAATTTTTCATTTAGCAGCACAGCCATTAGTTATAGATAGTTATAATAACCCCGTATATACATTTGAAACTAATGTTATCGGCACTATTAATTTGATGGAAGCTATGAGAGAATTAAATAATCTAGAATGTGCTATTATGATTACAACAGATAAAGTTTATGATAATAAAGAATGGGTTTGGGGTTACAGAGAAAATGATTCTTTAGGTGGTCATGATCCATACTCTGCTTCTAAAGCATGTTCTGAAATAGCTATAAAAAGTTATAGAAAATCATTCTTTAATAATATATCAATTGTAAGTGCAAGAGCTGGTAATGTTATAGGCGGAGGAGATTTTGCTGATAATAGGATAATTCCTGATATAGTAAGATCCATAGAAAAAGATATTCCTGTAGAATTAAGAAACCCTAATAGTGTAAGACCTTGGCAGCATGTATTAGATGTACTATATGGATATTTACTTCTTGCTTATAATATAATTAACAAAAATAGTGTGTCTGATAGTTATAATTTTGCTCCAATAGATGAAGGGAATAAATTTACTGTTGAATATATAACAAAATGTTTTATAAATAATATTGGAAAAGGAAGTTATAAAATCAATATACAAGATACAAATAAAAAAGAAATGAATATGTTAAGGTTAGATTCTTCTCTTGCTAGAAAAGAATTAGGATGGAATGAAAAATTTAATACAGAAGAAGCTATCAAACAAACTTCTATTTGGTATAAAGAATATTTAAATAATAATGATTTAAATGCTATTACTAGTAAGCAAATCAAAGAATATATTGAAGGTTAATAAAATATGGATAGGAATAAAATATTGGATTTAGTAAAAGAATATGCTAGAAAGGAATATGCTAAAAAAGAATTTATAAAAGGAGTAAGTTCTGTACCTGTTTCTGGAAGAGTATTTGATGAGGATGATATTGCTGCATTGGTTGATAGTGCTTTAGATTTTCATCTTACCACTTATAGATATAATGATGAATTTGAAAAAGGATTAAAAGAATTTTTTGGCTTGAAATACTGTCTTACTTGTAATTCAGGTTCTTCTGCTAATTTGATAGCAATTAGTAGTTTAACTAGCCATTTACTTAAAGAAAGAGCATTAAAATCTGGCGATGAAGTTATCACAGTTGCTGCTGGTTTTCCAACTACTGTTAATCCAATATTACAGAATCATTTAGTTCCTGTATTTGTTGATGTTGAATTAGAAACATATAATGTAAATGTTGAAGAATTAGAAAAAGCAAGAAGCGAAAAAACGAAAGCTGTTATTTTAGCACACACTTTAGGAAATCCTTTCAATATACAAAGAGTAAAAGAATTCTGTGAAAAGTATAATTTATGGTTTATAGAAGATTGTTGTGATGCTTTAGGAAGTACTTATAATAATCAAAAAGTTGGAACATTTGGAGATATTGCTACATTAAGTTTTTATCCGGCTCATCATATTACTATGGGTGAAGGCGGAGCAGTACTTACAAATAATCCTATCTTAAAAAAAGCTATGGAAAGTATCAGAGATTGGGGACGTGATTGTTGGTGTGCTCCAGGATGTGATGATACTTGTAAACAAAGGTTTTCACAAAAATTGGGTGATTTACCTGAAGGGTATGACCATAAATATACATATTCACATTTAGGTTATAACTTAAAAATCACAGATATGCAGGCAGCCTGTGGTGTTGCTCAGCTTAGAAAGATAAATAAATTTATAGATAAAAGAAAGGATAATTTTAAAAAAATAAGTAATAAATTAGAAAAATTTAGCAAGTATTTAATTCTACCTAAAGCTCAGGAAAATAGTGACCCTTCTTGGTTCGGTTTTCTTATAAGTGTAAAACCTGATGCACCTTTTAGTAGAAATGATTTGGTTAAATATTTAAATGAAAATAAAATAGGAACTAGATTATTATTTGCCGGAAATATTGTAAAACAGCCCTATATGATAGGAAGAAATTACAAAATAGTTGGTAGTTTAATCAATTCTGATTTTATTATGAATAATACTTTTTGGATTGGGGTTTATCCTGGAATTGATGATTCTATGATTGATTATGTTGATGTTATTATTGGAGAATTTATATCAAATTTGGGAGGAAAATAATGATAGGAAATATCACAGTATTTGATTGTACATTTAGAGAAGCTGGTTATCAAACTGGTTGGTTTTTTGATGAAGATTTTTGCAGAGATTATTATAAATTTGCACAATCTGCAGGTATTGATTATTTAGAATTAGGTTTTTTTCATAACAAAGAAGCAGATCCTAACAGAGGTCATTTTCGTTATTGTAGTTTGGATAATGAAGAAATAAAAAATATTTTTTCAATTACAAAAAATACGGTTAAACTTTCTGCTATGAGAGACATTCAAAGACCTTTAACTGACTTGCTTCCAAAAAAGGAGACTGTTATAGATACTGTTAGAATTCTTACAAGATCTAGTGAAACAGATTTTTCAATTTTGGAAAAGCATGTAAAAGAAATTAAAAATTTAGGCTATGAGGTATTCATTAATTTTACAAGTTCTGGTCATAATACTATAGAAAAAAATAGGGAATTTGCAAAATTTGCTAAACAACATGAAATACCTGTAATTTATTTTGCTGATACAGAAAGTATTTTTACACCTGAATATGTTAGAAATACTTTGGAAGCTTGTAGAGAAGAAGGTGTTGAGGCTGGTATGCATTTACATGATAAAAATGGTACTGCAGAAATGCTTTTGGAAGTGGCTTTGCATTATGGTTGTAAATATACTGATATTACTATGATGGGACTTGGCGGAAAATGGCATGATGGTAATTTATCTACTGAACATTTCTTAAGAAAATATAATTATAATCCTGGTTATGAACAAACTAGATTAAAAACTATGCTTATACAAAATTTAATCAAATATAATAAAAGCACAGCAGCTGTTTTATAGGATTTGTTATGAAGCTTTCTGATTTTATATTTAAATTTCTAAATGAAGAGTATAATATAAAAGATGTATTTATGGTTTCCGGTGGTGGAGCTATGCATCTTAATGATTCAGTTGGAAATAATAAAAATATTAATGTTATATGCTGCCACCATGAGCAGGCTTGCGCAATAGCTGCTGATGGTTATAGTAGAATTAATGGAAATTTAGCAGTTGTTAATGTTACTACTGGACCTGGTGGAACAAATACATTAACAGGTGTTATTGGTGAATATTTAGATTCTGTTCCTGTATTATATATTTCAGGACAAGTTAAATTTGAAACTACGATAGAGTCTTGCAGAGAACTTAATTTGAGACAACTTGGCGATCAGGAAATAAATATTATAGATATAGTTAAGCCCGTAACTAAATATGCTTCAATGGTTAAAGATCCATTAAAGATTAAGTATGAAATACAGAAAGCAATACATATAGCAAAATCTGGGAGAAAAGGTCCTGTTTGGTTAGATATACCTTTGGATGTTCAGGCTTCAGATATTGATGAAAATAATTTAGAAGAATATAAAATAGAAACTATAAATACACCAATTGTAAAAGAAGAAATTAAAAAAGTTATAGATATATTGCAGAATGCGAAATCTCCTGTCATTATAGCAGGTCATGGAATAAGACTTTCTAATTCTA encodes:
- a CDS encoding RsiV family protein → MKAIFLTVLCTLFIFVSCGNSNNTKQKTTSDNTTTEITPLQLSENEKANNYEVVYLVADTGEYINSEIAQNEKGNFGVIYYRDINQNLNTFNVTRAGELDEGNISATSYDNKTLEGNFPSTAYPFVAKIDGKEMTFKAAKTPVTGARIIEYTYSNVSPESSTNGQRFFQFKTAIFALKNDSKSASIDKVNLDINKDFGITDANTFNDLGKLLTAQSLISNKMTPIYDEWVKSDYISHIENYSSQFGIDYLSEKVVSINKMVYEYTGGAHGNYATINSVYSLETGNQLKIADLITDLKNADLIKLIVDKLVKIEGRDANSYFGLDELSLENNNFYLTSKGLVFTWGIYEIGPYAIGETRVLIPTEEIKPYLKDEYKTIFE
- a CDS encoding sugar phosphate nucleotidyltransferase; the encoded protein is MKTVILAGGLGTRLGEETTIRPKPLVEIGGRPIIWHIMKYYSHFGINDFVILLGYKGYMVKEFFDNYRRHLYDMKIDFKNNSSSSFKKDNNNSFEEENWVIELIDTGENTMTGGRLKRAYPYLKDESSFCFTYGDGVSNININEEIEFHNKHKKTATIGAVYPPARFGALKIENDNSVSSFIEKPRGDNAYISGGFLY
- the rfbG gene encoding CDP-glucose 4,6-dehydratase, which produces METLEIKEILKIFKNKNILITGHTGFKGSWLSKLLLEIGANVSGISLKANDLSLYNLLNLDNQLKSYIIDIRDLDNIKNTVTYINPDIIFHLAAQPLVIDSYNNPVYTFETNVIGTINLMEAMRELNNLECAIMITTDKVYDNKEWVWGYRENDSLGGHDPYSASKACSEIAIKSYRKSFFNNISIVSARAGNVIGGGDFADNRIIPDIVRSIEKDIPVELRNPNSVRPWQHVLDVLYGYLLLAYNIINKNSVSDSYNFAPIDEGNKFTVEYITKCFINNIGKGSYKINIQDTNKKEMNMLRLDSSLARKELGWNEKFNTEEAIKQTSIWYKEYLNNNDLNAITSKQIKEYIEG
- the rfbH gene encoding lipopolysaccharide biosynthesis protein RfbH; this translates as MDRNKILDLVKEYARKEYAKKEFIKGVSSVPVSGRVFDEDDIAALVDSALDFHLTTYRYNDEFEKGLKEFFGLKYCLTCNSGSSANLIAISSLTSHLLKERALKSGDEVITVAAGFPTTVNPILQNHLVPVFVDVELETYNVNVEELEKARSEKTKAVILAHTLGNPFNIQRVKEFCEKYNLWFIEDCCDALGSTYNNQKVGTFGDIATLSFYPAHHITMGEGGAVLTNNPILKKAMESIRDWGRDCWCAPGCDDTCKQRFSQKLGDLPEGYDHKYTYSHLGYNLKITDMQAACGVAQLRKINKFIDKRKDNFKKISNKLEKFSKYLILPKAQENSDPSWFGFLISVKPDAPFSRNDLVKYLNENKIGTRLLFAGNIVKQPYMIGRNYKIVGSLINSDFIMNNTFWIGVYPGIDDSMIDYVDVIIGEFISNLGGK
- a CDS encoding beta/alpha barrel domain-containing protein, with protein sequence MIGNITVFDCTFREAGYQTGWFFDEDFCRDYYKFAQSAGIDYLELGFFHNKEADPNRGHFRYCSLDNEEIKNIFSITKNTVKLSAMRDIQRPLTDLLPKKETVIDTVRILTRSSETDFSILEKHVKEIKNLGYEVFINFTSSGHNTIEKNREFAKFAKQHEIPVIYFADTESIFTPEYVRNTLEACREEGVEAGMHLHDKNGTAEMLLEVALHYGCKYTDITMMGLGGKWHDGNLSTEHFLRKYNYNPGYEQTRLKTMLIQNLIKYNKSTAAVL